In the genome of Paenibacillus pabuli, the window TCACTTCCTGCACATGTTGCGGACGAGGCCCCCATTGACCCAGTACATGTCCACCCGTATCTGCAAAAATAACGACAGGGACTGAGCGTCCGCCCATCGTAAGGAACTCATCCATCACTTCGGGGTGATTTTCCATAATAAGAATTTCTGTCGGAATGCCCGAGATTTCCAGCGCCTGGAACACGACCGGAATATTGCGTACCACATCTCCGCACCAATCAGCAGCCAAAATGAGCACACGCAAATCATCGCGGTGATTCAGGCTTTCGAAAAATTCACGATCATCCTCGCTTGGCCATGTAAAGCTGTCGTAGTTTGCCTGAAACTCACTTTGGTTCTTCGTCATACTCTCAATGAATTCTTTCGGAGGCAGACCTTTACCGAATTTGTGAGACAAGTTTGGTTTTCCCATAACTAGACACTTCCCTTCTTTTTACGAGCATTCATCCATTTAATAAGTACATAAACAATCATAAGTGCCAGAGCAACGAGCAGAATCGGCATAATATAAGGTGCCGCCTTTTCGTTGATATGTTGCCATTGATCTCCAAGTATCATCCCTAAATATATAAACAATGCAGACCAAGGTATAACAGCGAGGGTTGTCAGCAAAATAAATCGACCCGTATGCATTTTGGATATACCGGCAGGAATCGATATGGCATGTCTTACGACCGGAACAAAACGCGCCGTGAAAATAACACCTGTCCCATACTTGCGGAACCACTCTTCGGAATGGTCGATGTGCTTTTTCTGGATCAGTATGTATTTTCCGTAACGCTCAAGTACAGGTCTTCCGCCATAACGGCCAATCCAGTAAATAAATAGCTGGGCTATGACACCGCCCACGGTACCGAAAATCATTGCACCGAAAAAATTAATATGGCCTTGTGAAACGAGAAAACCTCCATATGCCAGTACAATTTCACTCGGAATAACTTCGAGCATCAGTCCGAGCATGATTCCAAAGTATCCAAGACTCTGAATCCAATCGAATAATTGATTGACAATGTTATGAATAACGTCCATCTCGACCCTCTTTCTTCATCCTGATTGGCAGTGCCTTTAGCACCATGGATGTTCGTCCCTATTTTATCACAGGCCTCTAGCTGTTGCTACTTCACCCGTTTGGGATAGTGTCCCGCAGGCAGCCCTTTGCATATGGTATCGGGAGAGGAGCGTGAGAAGATGTCATTCAAATCAGCACCCGGTACTCCCCCAGTAAAACATAACACCCCGGGCCAGAAACTGCCTTCTGCCCGAGGTATCCGAAGAGCATGCAGCAAAGAGCTGTACCGAACATCTAAAAAGCTAAAGGTATACATCTCCCCCGAGCTGATGAAGCAGGCAGAAGACTTGTATTTTGGAAAAGTGATCGCCAATCTGCTCTGGATCGGAGAAAATCGGGATAATCGCAAGAAGTTATGCGAGTGGTGGAATACGGATGTCAGCGCCGAAATTGCAGCTCTATGGGGTGTGGAGGTAGAACCGCTGCAAGGTGCCTTTAAGCAGGCGTTTGGTGGATATCGCCTTTAGATTCGAAAATAAATGAACCGTTAGCCGAGCAGCGAACTTGACAGCATATTGCCTCATTTTGAATGGAACCTACTAAGGTGTGAGCCAGCGCTTGCCTAAGATTGATTCGAAATCGTTTATCCTGTTACATGTAGAATCATTCATTCTCATAGATTTTGTTCATCTTCGGTGTTACATGAGGTCAGATATTCAGGGGCTCTTTCTGGTCACCTCTGGAGCAAATGGACCAAAAGCAAGGAGGAGCAAATTATTCCCGTAACGTAACGCGTCTTCTCCAAGCTCAAAACGCCGATCATTTCTCTCCTGCCCTGCCGCCACTTCTTCAGCCAGTTTTCTATAACGTTTGTATATCCTTACTCCAGCAGAAGCCGTCTGCCTTCCTCGTGCAGTATATCCTGCCGCCCGTTCCCTCCGCGATGCCTGTTCCATCCAATACAAGGCCTGGGACTGGCTGGACGTGTCAAAACGATTCAAGGCTAAGGCTTGTTCAAAATAGTTCCCAGCTAACTCTCCTCTACCCGATTGAGCGGCCAACCGCCCCAGCTCTCCGTAGAGTTGGGGGGAAACAGGGGAAAAGGACAAGCTCTGCACTAATATGGATTCAGCCTTTTCCGCTGGAAACGTACGGGACAGGGAGATGGCGATATCCGGCCTGTTGGGGTTGAACTTGTACGCCGCAGTAAGCAGCACCTTGCGTTCATCACCTCCTGTAACTTTTGACATTGCCAGACGATATTGATGTTCTGCCGCTAGATGTTGTCCAGCAAGCCAGGCTGTGCCGCCAAGCCATAACATGATGAACAGCCCCGTGAATATCCGTGGAGGCCACGAGTTTAATGGACGGAAAAAGCAGGGCCGTTTGAGGTCAGCCGTGCCGTGCTGTAGAGTCGGAGTCGAGAGGGCCCAGCCCGCCAGCCAAATGAACATCATCCATAGAAAGGCGAAGCTCCAGTCAAAGTCCATTGCGCCATGGAGGACAAAAACAATAACTGAAGGCAGCAGCTGAGGTGCATGCCTCCACATCGTTCGCAAGGTGAAAAAGAACCATCCGGCGATGAGCATCAACCCGATCAGGCCTGTATCAAGGGCCTGATCGAGGATGCCGTTGTGGACCTCGCCTCCGACATAAGGCGAGGATTGGATGGCGCGAAACATGCTGCGCCATGTCTCTCCCCCGTGGCCCAGCCATGCGGCCTCGGACCAAAGCTTCAGGGCGTCCCGCCACATCTGGAGGCGGGACAGCCCTGTCCCGACACCAGCCGCCATACGGTCGGCGGTGGAGCCCACGGCCACAGTGGCGGCGGTGATTCCCGCCAGCACTGTGGCCGCATGGGCAGCGGCGCGCGCACGAGCGCCGCTGTGCCATAAACGGCACAGCAGCAGCGTGCCGAGCAGCGCAGCTGCCCATGCCCCGGCCAGTGCCAGCAGGCCGGGCACGGGTGCAGGCGCCAGCTGGGCAGCAGCCAGCTGGCGGTAAAGCCAGGCCGCGCACGCTAGAGGCGCGGCCGTGGCCAGCAGCAGCGGCAGGCGGGCACCGCGCCGCTGCAAAGCGAAGGCGGCGACCGCGGCACAGCCGGTCGCCAGCCAAGCGCCGCGCGACTCGCTCAGCAAGAGCGCGGCTTGCGCAGGCATGAGCGGCAGCGCTGCCGCGATGAGCCGCCCGGCCACTGCGGGCCGGGCCATGGCGCGCGCGGCGGCAGCCAGCCGCTCCAATGCGTACATGCCAACAACGGCGCCGTACGCATTGGGGTACTGCAGCAATCCGCCGAGCCGGGCTCCGGCAGAGCTGATCTCGGGGTCAGCGGTTCGCATGACCCCATACGGCAGTGGCAGCACACCGCACGCGTTAAGCACTCCGCTTAGCACAAGCAGGCCACCTGCCATTTGCCAACCCCAGGCAAACCAGCGCGCTCCGTTCGCGCGTGCGGCCAACGTAACGGTTAGCAGCGCAAATATCGCCAGAAGGCTCCAGCGCAGCATCTCATCCATGCTTCCCTGTACGCTGACAGAGCCTATCCATACATGCAGGCCAAACCAGACGGCCATAGCCAGGGGCCAAAACACCCAGCGGAGATGGGCATACTGCATAAGGGCCACATACAATAGTTTGAGGTAATTTAACAACGAAGCCATCCCTAGTTGTCCACTCGTATGGGGTACGTTGAAAAGCATAATAAACAGGATAAACCAAACAAATGCACTGCCTGTTGCTATCAGCACCATGGGGTATACGTCCGAGAAATAAAACAATCCCCCACGTAGACATCCTGCCAATAGTAAGACCACAGCCATTAATCCAAGAACGACGGTCAGTGCCGCTTCTGATAATCGGGAAAACCCTATACGTTGATTTGCTTGCACCACCTTTCCCACCCTGTCCGGCCAATTTGAATCCTTCGACTTACTCCACTTCACTTTGTTATCCGATTTCTCCCCTTTCATTGCATCTCCCTCCTTTTTCCCATCCTCGTATCCTACTCGTTAATCAAAACAAAAAAAGACAGAAGCTCCCGTTAGGGTCTTCTGCCTAATTACAAACCTTTGGCACATTATGTTATTTTCGCGGGACCCTCTTACCAGTATGTCCTGTCAAGGACGATGACAGACGATCTGCATCAACTTCAACAGTGATTACATTGGCTAGGATCCTGGGTGACATCTTTGATGGCCCCGCCCGAATTCTCTTCGCTCGCATCCGCTCCATGGTTCGCCGCAGCTTCTTTTAGCTTGCTGCCACCTGGGAGCAAATCTGCACAGGCCCGCTCCAAATAAGGATCTGCCTGAATGAAATCACGGAATGCCGTATATTCGTTCCACATATCAGCCTTCTGGCCTGCCTGGCCGCGTACGGCTCGGATCAATATATTTTTCGGCGTATGCTCCATATCGATAAATTCCAACAGCTGTGTTTTGTATCCCATCAGATCGAGCAGCTTGGCCCGAATGGCATCCGTTGCCAAAGCGGAGAAGCGTTCTTTCAGAATGCCGTGTGACAACAACGGGTTCATCACCGTGGATTCAATCTGGTCAAACAGTTCGTGCTGACAGCACGGTACAGATAGAATGACGGAAGCGCCCCAACGAACGGCTTTCTCCAAAGCAGCATCGGTAGCTGTATCGCAGGCATGCAGCGTCACAACCATATCAACTTCATTCAGCTCGTCATAGTCAGCGATGTCTCCAACAAGGAACTTCAGGTCACCGTAATGCAGTTTGTTGGCCAGATCATTGCAGTGTTCAATAACATCGGCTTTTAAGTCCAAACCAATAATTTTGAGCGATCTGCGCTGCTGTACGGACAAATAATGATATAAAGCAAAAGTCAAATAAGACTTCCCGCAACCAAAATCAACAATGGTCAGTGGACGCCCCTCCGGCAGATGCGGGATGACATCCTGTACCATTTCGAGGAAACGGTTGATCTGTCTAAACTTATCATACTTGCGTGCCAAAACTCGGCCTTCCTCGCTCATAATGCCCAACTCGACCAGGAATGAAACGGGAACCCCATCCTCCAGCACATATTGCTTTTTACGATTATGCGAGAGGTCCACAGCAGTCTTGGAAGCAGACTTGGTCAAGATGGACACTTTATATTTTTTGCTGATCAAAATTTGATAGTCTGCGTCTGTCGTACAGAGCAGTCCTTGACGAAACGTCTCTTCGCATAACAAAGTCATGCGTTCTACCGCTTCTGCCGGAGTCAAATTCTCGTGCAGCACTTTGTTGGTATAATGAAATGCGAATTGATAATGCAGCTGATTCTTGAGCGTTACCGGCTTGACTTGCACTTTGGTATACGAGACATTGTCCCGTCTGCGCAGCTGGCTCCAGGTCGCTGTAATTAGCGAATTCTGTTCAAAGATGTCTTGTATAAGCTTTCGCAATGAATCCACGGGGTACATCTCACTTTCGATTTGGTTTCAACCGTTACCATACCACAATTCCGTTCCCTCTCCAAGTTAAGGTGCGTATTCATGGGGTTTAACGATTTAGTTCGGCAAGCCCCTCTTCCACTTCCTCACGAGGCAAGCCCCCTTGTTGCAGTTGCTCATCTTCCAGTTGTTTTAATCTTTCATAAAAAGCCTGTACCTCACCCCGATAATGAACGGGATGGCTGTCGCCTACCTGCAGCAGTCTGTACCAGCTATTCTCGGCCTGATCATAACGCCCCTGCTGCTCACGATACAGGGCAAGCTGTTTTTCCGTTCGTGCGGGAAGTTCGTATGGTTTTGTCTGCTCCAATATGTCCTCCACACGGCCTGGTGCCTCCAGCAGCTTCGGATTGGCCCCGTTATTAAGTGCGTACAGGTAGAAATGAAGTGATCTCATCAGACGAATAAGTGCTGCATCCTCTGACTCCATTTTTTCATGGTTATCTATGCCCTCAACTTTGGCCTTCTCCCTATAAATGTACGCCTCTTCTTCGATCAGCCTTGCAGCTTGCTGCAGATTGTCCACTTCAATGATGCCACGAAAGCGGAACATCTCGATGACATCTTCGGCGGGCAGTGAGTTCAGCAGCGATAAATTCAGGCCAAACTGTCTGCGCAGCAGCTCGTCCAACTCGGATAGAGCCTCCGTGTGTTTCCGCTGTTGTTTGAGTGTAAATGCTTTACCGATCGCTTCTGTCATTTCCTCCATCATGCGGAGCAGATAATCTTTCCTGAACATGCTATATGCCCCCTCATCATTCGAACGTTTACATTCCAGTTTCATTTAAATGATCTATTCTCATCATTTTAATTCATGCCATGACAAAAAGCCAAAACATAGTCCAAGGGCTCTCCCCTACCATGACCCTAAACAAATAAAACCCCTACCGTTCTTGAACGAACGTTGTAGGGGTTTAGCAAGGTTCAGACAATCCGTCAAGGAGGCGGAATTATCTAATACTCTATTTCATGTTCCATCAATATCACTTCGATAATCCCGCCAAAAATGATTTAATGACCTGAATTAATTCTTCCGGAGCTTCGTACATGCTCATATGTCCTGCTCCAGGAATCACGGCTTGTGTAATATGCGGCTTGTCACTTGTAAATGTACGTTCCGGTGGAATGACGGCATCGTTCTCGCCGGCAACCAGCAGGACGGGAAGCGGTGTAGCGGACAATACATCACGGCGATCCGGCCGTTCACGCATAGCTAACGCAGCTCCGGTTGCCCCTTGCGGCGCAGTCTGGTAACCAATTTCCTTCACACGTGTCACTTGTGTCGATAGCGATTCCACATGTTCTGGTGCAAACAAACCGGGAACCAGACCATCTACAAAATGAACAATGCCTTCCGTCTGAATGGTAGATACTGCGCGAAGGCGTTTTTCCTTGCCTTCTTCACTATCCGGATACGCTGTGGAATGAATCAAGCCAAAGGCATTCAATCGTTCTGGATGGCGCTGTGCGATAGAAAGTGCGATATATCCGCCCATGGAGTGACCAAGCAGGACAGCCTTGTCCACCTTTAGCTCGTCCATTAATTGCAATACGTCATTGCCCATCTGATCAATGGTATAATTACCTACAGGCGCGTCCGTTTTGCCATGTCCACGCAGATCGGGTACGATGCAACGATAGCTGCGTGCAAGCTCAGGCACTACTTCATCCCAGTAGGATGAACTGCCGCAGTATCCGTGGAGCAAAATGAGTGCCTCTCCCTTACCCTGTTCGGCGTAACAAATCGTCGTTCCGTCACACATCACTTTTTCCATATAAATCCCTCTCTCTGCGCGAATTAAATTAATTCAAGTTGTATATTATTAAGCCTGCATATCATTAATGAAACGTTTATCTGTATTTCACTGCTTCGACGACTGCCTCTGCAATCGTTCGGGACATGCCCATAACGAAATGAAGTGAGGTCATCTGTAGAATGGAATAAGGTCTCGGTCCATTAGCATTCACTACAGCAGCCACGCTGTAGTGACCAACCGGTGGCAGCTTGCCGCCAACCGATTTTGCCGGAATAAGTGCATGTTCCGCAAGATAGTATGTACCTGCTGCCTGTTTTGGACCCAGACAAGCATCTATAGCGATAATGGCATGATGTGACGGGACAAGCGCCAGCCTCTTCTCCAGCGTATCAGCATCACAAGGAGAAGCCAACGTCCCTACAACGTGTTTCACTCCGGCCTCCTGCAGCAGACTGCCTGTCAGTGGGCCCAGTGCATCTCCGGTGGATCGGTCCGTCCCAATACAGACAAAGGTGATTTCATCCGGTGAATGAAGTTGGTAGATGCGCTTAAAAAACAATACCAAGTCTTCTCCCTGCACATTTTGGCGGGCTTCCCTACTTTGATGACGAACCAATTCTCGCTTATATACCGCCAATCTCTTACCTCCTTTACACATGTACTCCCTACCTAAGGTTCTATTGTTATATCCCTCATTTTACCCGATGCTTGATTTTGCCGCAAAAGCATTGGCCTGGGCCTGTCCAATCATGATACAATGACAACAGTTTCCGATACGGAAGGGATGGACATAACGATGGATTTAACACAAGCTAGCGCAGCCAACATGGAATATATGATTGAGGCGATCAAGACGAAGCTGCGGATGGCCAGTGGAGCTGCCATGCAGGCTTCGGCTTTCCCACTCGACAAGTACGAAGATTTGTTTGACCTGTATGAGATGGTTCTGGGCAAGGAACATCTGAGTATCTCTGAAGTGGAAGCAGTCGCTTCCGAATTGGGTAAACTCCGTAAATCCTAGGACGACGTTACCTCCGGACATATGAGCCGGACTCTAAAGCAACACGTACACCAAAGGACCTGTCCCCACAACATAGTGGAACAGGTCCTTTGGTGTTAGTTATATTTCAAGGCTGTCCCTCGGACAGCCTACTTTATGTTTTGAACCATAATACGATGATTCGTTTACGCCTTCCTTTACCGTCAAGGCAAATCCACTAGTACAAATTCGGCAGCCTCGCTGCCTGTACATGTAATTTGCAGATCACAGCTTTTGCGGATTCGTGCAGCATCACCCGGTTTGAGATTGAAGTTGCCATCTGAACATACAATCTCAATATGGCCACTAATCAGGAAGAGATGTGTACGCCTGTCTTTATGTTGAGGGTACATTAATTTTTCACTGGATTCCAAGCGGGATAGATAGCAAGTTATATCCTGTGAAATAGGCAATGCTCCCTCAGCTCCTTCTCCCCCTTGCCCCGATACAATCGGACAAAGACGGTTCAGATACTCCTGGTCTTCCACACGACGATTGGTATAAGAGGGCTTCAGCATGCGCTGAGATGGCAAAAACCACATCTGTAGGAAGCGTACCGGTTCATCCTCGGACGGATTAGTCTCTGAATGCTCTACCCCGGTACCCGCACTCATGACCTGAACCGTTCCCGGTTCCAACAATTGCTCTGTTCCGATGCTGTCCGTATGTTTCAACGTACCTGAAATGACATAACTAACAATCTCCAAGTCATGATGTGGATGTCGCTTAAAGCCTTCCTGCGGCATCAGTGTGTTGTCATTATGAGCCAAAAGACAACCAAAATGGGCATTGCTTGGATCATCATAGTCCGCAAAGGAAAAGCTGAATTCACTGTGTATCCAACCTCGATCCGACGTGTGCCTTTCTTCCGATGTCACTACTTTAATCATGTTCATCCACCTCCAAAGGTTTAGAGCTGCCACACTATCGCAGCAGTTCATGCGTGTATATTAGAATTCTATAAATCAATACCAGTTGGTATGTCATCTTTACCCGTGGTCCGGGTATTCTAATCACGCCCCTTGCTTATGGTTATACACTTTCTTCAGGTGAATAAAGCTTGAATTCAGTGTCTGCCCGTCCTACGACTTTACCGGCATCGTTCCGAATGTCTGGTGGATATACTTCTGCCAGTCGTTCGATGGTTTTCCGATTGCCATACCCAATCTGCTCCAGAATGGCTTGGGCGATAAAGGCCCATTCTTCTTCCGAACCATCAAGCACTTTAAACGTAATTCCAAGGCGTTCCTTTTTCAGGGCGAAACCAAATACACCCTTGAAACCGCCCTTGGCTACAATGTTGCTGTCTTCAAGCAGTACAGAGTCCACGCGCTGCGTTCCTCCTACCATTAACGGATATTCGTTCATGGCTCCAGTAATCGTCTCTACCGCAGAGCGGGTAGTTAGGTCCTCAATCAGATCCGGGCAAGCCAGTTTCAGATACGCGTTCGATAATGCCGACAACGGCAACGAAAATACCGGAAAGCCGCAGCCATCCGTCCCAAGTTCAATCTCTTGCTGTTCAATCCCTGCCATATAGGCCAAGGTCTCCAGAATTTCACGCTGTACCGGATGTTCTGGCTCTGCATAACTGCCCAAATCTGCCTGCTTCATCTGAGTGTATGCGAGAATGCCCAGATGTTTACCAGAACAATTGTGCAGGATACGACGCTTCTCTCCTTGGGCACGCAGCCATTGATTCCTGCTTTCTTCATTTAGGGGATAACTCGGTGCGCAAATCAGGCACTCTTCGCCCAATCCTATTTTGCTTTCCAACTGCTCCAGCACCTGAATATGCATCGGTTCCGATCGGTGCGAGGAAGCCATGATGGCAATCTCCTGAGCAGTCAGACCATAATGTCCGGCAATACCGGCACGAATCCCCGGAATTGCCTGGAAAGGCTTAGCGGATGAACGGGTAAACGCTCTAAAATGAGGGTCGCCGGCTGAATATACAACATTTCCGTTCTCATCCGTAATGCTTATGTGTCCGTAATGGGCGCATTCCATAACGCCCGCACGGTATTCTTTAATTAACAGGGCACTCTCCATGCGAGTTCTCTCCTTTATACTGCCGAATTCATCTCTGCTTTGCGTCACGACGCCGCATGGGATATCTTAAATAGTATAGTACAAAAGCGACGTTTTTACAGTTTTTTCGACAGACATTTCGGGTAATCCTTTATTAATCCTTATCTGCCTACTATCATCCCTGAAGGAGACATACATTATATGCTGCGCAAAAAGTATTCACCCACTTCCGGGTTAGCCCGCAAAACTTCGGTACGTCCATTAGTCAATTGGGCTGGTGTTGGAATGATAGCCAGCGCTTCGGTCGTCTTCTTGCTGGCGTTTCTGGGGGCGTTGCTCGGTAACGATGCAATCCTTTCATTGGATGACCGGGTCCAGCAGTTGTTTTATCTGAACACGGATTCACGTCTTCATCTGCTGCCCTTCATTTCATTCATCACTGCGCTCGGTTCTTTCAGACTTTCTGCCTTGGCAGCTATCGGTTTCTCTATTCTATTCGTGTGGCAGAGCCGTCCCCGTTTCCTCATATATGGATATGCTTTACTCAGCAGTTTTGCCATGATGTGGATTCTGAACACCTTATTGAAAGAACTTTTCAGACGCAGCAGACCTGAGTTGGAACATCTGCTGGTTGTTCATGGATACAGTTTCCCAAGTGGTCATGCGATGATTTCGATGGGGTTTTATGGCATGCTCTTTGCCATCTGGGCGATTGAACGACATCAACGTGAGTCCGGCATCGCTCTGCCTGTCCTTTGCGGAATCACTTTTATATTCTTGGTCGGTCTTAGCCGTATCATGCTGGGTGTCCATTTTCCTACCGATGTTTTCACCGGATTTGCTGCCGGACTGGCTTGGATCCTTTGTATGAATAAAGGGATTCAACGTGCCGTCTGAATTGTAATATCCTATAATTCCCAATACATTTCATCCTACAGTGATTGTTTCACCTTGAAGCACGGCGTTTATATACGAAGTAAGCAAACGCGAACAGACACCATCCTACATCAAGCATAAAGGAGGCGGTTGGTATGTGGGGTATCATTATCAGCATTGTTATGGCAGTCATCATCGGTGTAATCGGTGATGCACTTGCTGGTCATAACATGCCTGGAGGAATCATCGGTGCAATGGTTGCTGGATTTGCCGGAGCCTGGCTGGGAGCACTGTTGCTTGGTAACTGGGGACCAGTCATCGGTAACTTTGCCGTAATTCCTGCCATCATCGGAACAGCAGTCTTTGTCTTTTTGCTGGGGCTTGTGTCCAGACTGTTCAGACAGGCTGCCTGATCGGTCCAACAAGGTGTTCGTTGTTTCGTATCCGTTTCTTAAATTTGAAGAAGGAGTGATTTGACATGAATAAAGCAGAAGAACAATATCCTGTACAAAGCGGTTCCAATTTCGCCAAAGGCATTTTCATCGGAGGTTTGCTGGGTGCTGCAGCAGCGCTGCTCTTTGCCCCTAAACCAGGACGCGAATTGCGTGGCGATCTTTCCGAGAAAGTGGGAATCGTTACAGATCGCACAAAAGAGGTTGCAGCAGTTGTCGGTGATAAAGCTTCCGAACTGGCTAAAACGGTCTCTTCCAAAACTTCTGATATTGCAAAAACGGTAAACCAAGGTCGTAATGACATTATGGACTCCGTGAAAAAGGCTTCCGCTGATGTGGCGAATGAAGCATCCAAAGCATCGGAAGAAGTGGCTGCCGCTTCTGTAGAAGCGAAGGAAGATACACGTAAAGAATTGAACTCGACCAGCCTGTAAGGTTTGTTGTTCGAGTGACCAATAGCCAGCTGTATTCCAGCTGGCTATTTTTTATCCACACTGCGAAATTTAAAGGAGGAAGAATATGAGTAAAGTCACAATGAACGGCAATACACCCATTACCGGAGGAAAACCCGCACAACAGTATGATACCAGTGAACATCCTTTTGAATTACGTCATGAGGTCAAACGTCTGAACACACGACTCGATCAGATTGCAGACAGCCTGGAAAAATCTCAAATCAAGGATATTATTGAAAACTACAGCAGTCCCAAAAAACGCATCATTACCAACTTCACCGCAGGTATGGCACGTGGTTTGGGTTTGACGGTGGGAACCTTCGTCGTTCTTGGTCTGCTCGCCTTTATTCTCAGTCAGTTCGTGAACATGCCCATTGTAGGGCAATATATTGCTGACTTATTAGGGTACATTGAAGATTATAAAAAATAAATGACCGGACCAAGGTCAGCAAACTTACCGCCTTCGCTTGCCAATAGCACTCTTCTCTGTTTTCTTCACCGACGGCTGGGAGGACTTTACCTTGAGCAGATCCCCTGTCCAGCCTTTCATCATCATCCATACATACATGCCAATCATGCTAATGATTATAAGCGCAAGGACCAGCACTACCCCCCATGTTTTGTCAATCCACGGCAGATTCTC includes:
- a CDS encoding class I SAM-dependent methyltransferase, with product MYPVDSLRKLIQDIFEQNSLITATWSQLRRRDNVSYTKVQVKPVTLKNQLHYQFAFHYTNKVLHENLTPAEAVERMTLLCEETFRQGLLCTTDADYQILISKKYKVSILTKSASKTAVDLSHNRKKQYVLEDGVPVSFLVELGIMSEEGRVLARKYDKFRQINRFLEMVQDVIPHLPEGRPLTIVDFGCGKSYLTFALYHYLSVQQRRSLKIIGLDLKADVIEHCNDLANKLHYGDLKFLVGDIADYDELNEVDMVVTLHACDTATDAALEKAVRWGASVILSVPCCQHELFDQIESTVMNPLLSHGILKERFSALATDAIRAKLLDLMGYKTQLLEFIDMEHTPKNILIRAVRGQAGQKADMWNEYTAFRDFIQADPYLERACADLLPGGSKLKEAAANHGADASEENSGGAIKDVTQDPSQCNHC
- the yyaC gene encoding spore protease YyaC; its protein translation is MAVYKRELVRHQSREARQNVQGEDLVLFFKRIYQLHSPDEITFVCIGTDRSTGDALGPLTGSLLQEAGVKHVVGTLASPCDADTLEKRLALVPSHHAIIAIDACLGPKQAAGTYYLAEHALIPAKSVGGKLPPVGHYSVAAVVNANGPRPYSILQMTSLHFVMGMSRTIAEAVVEAVKYR
- a CDS encoding DedA family protein → MDVIHNIVNQLFDWIQSLGYFGIMLGLMLEVIPSEIVLAYGGFLVSQGHINFFGAMIFGTVGGVIAQLFIYWIGRYGGRPVLERYGKYILIQKKHIDHSEEWFRKYGTGVIFTARFVPVVRHAISIPAGISKMHTGRFILLTTLAVIPWSALFIYLGMILGDQWQHINEKAAPYIMPILLVALALMIVYVLIKWMNARKKKGSV
- a CDS encoding pirin family protein, which translates into the protein MIKVVTSEERHTSDRGWIHSEFSFSFADYDDPSNAHFGCLLAHNDNTLMPQEGFKRHPHHDLEIVSYVISGTLKHTDSIGTEQLLEPGTVQVMSAGTGVEHSETNPSEDEPVRFLQMWFLPSQRMLKPSYTNRRVEDQEYLNRLCPIVSGQGGEGAEGALPISQDITCYLSRLESSEKLMYPQHKDRRTHLFLISGHIEIVCSDGNFNLKPGDAARIRKSCDLQITCTGSEAAEFVLVDLP
- a CDS encoding dehydrogenase; the protein is MSFKSAPGTPPVKHNTPGQKLPSARGIRRACSKELYRTSKKLKVYISPELMKQAEDLYFGKVIANLLWIGENRDNRKKLCEWWNTDVSAEIAALWGVEVEPLQGAFKQAFGGYRL
- a CDS encoding thioredoxin family protein, with product MGKPNLSHKFGKGLPPKEFIESMTKNQSEFQANYDSFTWPSEDDREFFESLNHRDDLRVLILAADWCGDVVRNIPVVFQALEISGIPTEILIMENHPEVMDEFLTMGGRSVPVVIFADTGGHVLGQWGPRPQHVQEVMVEFKRLNPDREAADYQDNLAVARQEIGKRYGEGTESNAAIIRELRELISGY
- a CDS encoding DUF1128 domain-containing protein, producing the protein MDLTQASAANMEYMIEAIKTKLRMASGAAMQASAFPLDKYEDLFDLYEMVLGKEHLSISEVEAVASELGKLRKS
- a CDS encoding alpha/beta fold hydrolase, giving the protein MEKVMCDGTTICYAEQGKGEALILLHGYCGSSSYWDEVVPELARSYRCIVPDLRGHGKTDAPVGNYTIDQMGNDVLQLMDELKVDKAVLLGHSMGGYIALSIAQRHPERLNAFGLIHSTAYPDSEEGKEKRLRAVSTIQTEGIVHFVDGLVPGLFAPEHVESLSTQVTRVKEIGYQTAPQGATGAALAMRERPDRRDVLSATPLPVLLVAGENDAVIPPERTFTSDKPHITQAVIPGAGHMSMYEAPEELIQVIKSFLAGLSK
- a CDS encoding DUF6483 family protein, with product MFRKDYLLRMMEEMTEAIGKAFTLKQQRKHTEALSELDELLRRQFGLNLSLLNSLPAEDVIEMFRFRGIIEVDNLQQAARLIEEEAYIYREKAKVEGIDNHEKMESEDAALIRLMRSLHFYLYALNNGANPKLLEAPGRVEDILEQTKPYELPARTEKQLALYREQQGRYDQAENSWYRLLQVGDSHPVHYRGEVQAFYERLKQLEDEQLQQGGLPREEVEEGLAELNR
- a CDS encoding asparaginase, whose amino-acid sequence is MESALLIKEYRAGVMECAHYGHISITDENGNVVYSAGDPHFRAFTRSSAKPFQAIPGIRAGIAGHYGLTAQEIAIMASSHRSEPMHIQVLEQLESKIGLGEECLICAPSYPLNEESRNQWLRAQGEKRRILHNCSGKHLGILAYTQMKQADLGSYAEPEHPVQREILETLAYMAGIEQQEIELGTDGCGFPVFSLPLSALSNAYLKLACPDLIEDLTTRSAVETITGAMNEYPLMVGGTQRVDSVLLEDSNIVAKGGFKGVFGFALKKERLGITFKVLDGSEEEWAFIAQAILEQIGYGNRKTIERLAEVYPPDIRNDAGKVVGRADTEFKLYSPEESV
- a CDS encoding O-antigen ligase family protein, whose product is MYALERLAAAARAMARPAVAGRLIAAALPLMPAQAALLLSESRGAWLATGCAAVAAFALQRRGARLPLLLATAAPLACAAWLYRQLAAAQLAPAPVPGLLALAGAWAAALLGTLLLCRLWHSGARARAAAHAATVLAGITAATVAVGSTADRMAAGVGTGLSRLQMWRDALKLWSEAAWLGHGGETWRSMFRAIQSSPYVGGEVHNGILDQALDTGLIGLMLIAGWFFFTLRTMWRHAPQLLPSVIVFVLHGAMDFDWSFAFLWMMFIWLAGWALSTPTLQHGTADLKRPCFFRPLNSWPPRIFTGLFIMLWLGGTAWLAGQHLAAEHQYRLAMSKVTGGDERKVLLTAAYKFNPNRPDIAISLSRTFPAEKAESILVQSLSFSPVSPQLYGELGRLAAQSGRGELAGNYFEQALALNRFDTSSQSQALYWMEQASRRERAAGYTARGRQTASAGVRIYKRYRKLAEEVAAGQERNDRRFELGEDALRYGNNLLLLAFGPFAPEVTRKSP